In Populus trichocarpa isolate Nisqually-1 chromosome 7, P.trichocarpa_v4.1, whole genome shotgun sequence, the following proteins share a genomic window:
- the LOC7486062 gene encoding GATA transcription factor 19 isoform X3 has translation MVKKMEMVNHQRQKRVRKGRDYHNRRVMQIEGGDFDYGYGFDDGMMEMINGVGVEEEVGQFSANNNINGVVISNGNDGVFESTRTSELTIAFEGEVYVFPAVTPSKVQAVLFLLGEPETSTIVPSSEYLLQQNARNAGDASQGLKHSRRVASLVRFREKRKERCFEKKVRYTCRKEVAQKMHRKRGQFASLNNCYGTDTGNWEPSNGMRNPEFDLLRCQHCGISAKDTPAMRRGPAGPRTLCNACGLMWANKGTLRDLNKGGRQISFNQNEPESQEESKPVPLDSENSLRPNEQDLLETDETAPDPLPMRVENSSMNLDDEDFENTLDELGDVSGSEFEIPEHFDDQVDIEDSSTGTEWPGT, from the exons ATGGTAAAGAAAATGGAGATGGTGAATCATCAAAGGCAAAAGAGAGTAAGGAAGGGTAGGGATTATCATAATCGAAGAGTGATGCAGATCGAGGGTGGTGATTTTGATTATGGATATGGTTTTGATGATGGGATGATGGAGATGATTAATGGAGTAGGAGTAGAAGAAGAAGTGGGGCAATTTAGTGCTAACAACAATATTAATGGTGTTGTTATTAGTAATGGGAATGATGGCGTGTTTGaatcaacaagaacaagtgaGCTTACCATTGCTTTCGAAGGAGAAGTCTATGTTTTCCCCGCTGTTACTCCTTCTAAA GTGCAAGCAGTGTTGTTTCTTTTGGGAGAACCTGAGACATCCACTATTGTGCCAAGCTCGGAATATCTGCTTCAACAGAATGCCAGG AATGCAGGTGATGCCTCACAGGGCTTGAAACATTCACGAAGAGTTGCCTCCCTGGTAAGGTTCCGTGAAAAGCGGAAGGAGAGATGCTTTGAAAAGAAAGTTCGGTATACCTGCCGGAAAGAGGTTGCTCAGAA GATGCATCGTAAGAGAGGACAGTTTGCGTCATTGAACAATTGTTATGGCACAGATACTGGCAACTGGGAACCAAGCAATGGCATGCGTAATCCTGAATTTGA TTTGCTTAGATGTCAACACTGTGGCATTAGTGCAAAGGATACTCCAGCAATGCGCCGGGGACCAGCTGGTCCAAGAACTCTATGTAATGCTTGTGGCCTTATGTGGGCAAATAAG GGAACTCTGAGAGATCTTAACAAAGGAGGGCGACAAATTTCCTTCAATCAAAATGAACCG GAGAGCCAAGAAGAGAGTAAGCCTGTGCCATTAGATTCTGAAAACTCTCTGAGGCCAAATGAACAG GATTTGCTAGAAACTGATGAGACTGCTCCTGATCCCTTGCCCATGCGCGTGGAAAATTCATCAATGAACCTTGATGATGAG GACTTTGAGAACACTTTGGATGAGCTTGGTGACGTTTCAGGTTCAGAATTTGAAATCCCGGAGCATTTTGATGATCAG GTTGACATTGAGGATTCCAGTACAGGGACCGAGTGGCCTGGAACCTAA
- the LOC7486062 gene encoding GATA transcription factor 24 isoform X2 produces the protein MVKKMEMVNHQRQKRVRKGRDYHNRRVMQIEGGDFDYGYGFDDGMMEMINGVGVEEEVGQFSANNNINGVVISNGNDGVFESTRTSELTIAFEGEVYVFPAVTPSKVQAVLFLLGEPETSTIVPSSEYLLQQNARNAGDASQGLKHSRRVASLVRFREKRKERCFEKKVRYTCRKEVAQKMHRKRGQFASLNNCYGTDTGNWEPSNGMRNPEFDLLRCQHCGISAKDTPAMRRGPAGPRTLCNACGLMWANKGTLRDLNKGGRQISFNQNEPVTPDFKPSTIERENPFANPDEAESQEESKPVPLDSENSLRPNEQDLLETDETAPDPLPMRVENSSMNLDDEDFENTLDELGDVSGSEFEIPEHFDDQYKLTG, from the exons ATGGTAAAGAAAATGGAGATGGTGAATCATCAAAGGCAAAAGAGAGTAAGGAAGGGTAGGGATTATCATAATCGAAGAGTGATGCAGATCGAGGGTGGTGATTTTGATTATGGATATGGTTTTGATGATGGGATGATGGAGATGATTAATGGAGTAGGAGTAGAAGAAGAAGTGGGGCAATTTAGTGCTAACAACAATATTAATGGTGTTGTTATTAGTAATGGGAATGATGGCGTGTTTGaatcaacaagaacaagtgaGCTTACCATTGCTTTCGAAGGAGAAGTCTATGTTTTCCCCGCTGTTACTCCTTCTAAA GTGCAAGCAGTGTTGTTTCTTTTGGGAGAACCTGAGACATCCACTATTGTGCCAAGCTCGGAATATCTGCTTCAACAGAATGCCAGG AATGCAGGTGATGCCTCACAGGGCTTGAAACATTCACGAAGAGTTGCCTCCCTGGTAAGGTTCCGTGAAAAGCGGAAGGAGAGATGCTTTGAAAAGAAAGTTCGGTATACCTGCCGGAAAGAGGTTGCTCAGAA GATGCATCGTAAGAGAGGACAGTTTGCGTCATTGAACAATTGTTATGGCACAGATACTGGCAACTGGGAACCAAGCAATGGCATGCGTAATCCTGAATTTGA TTTGCTTAGATGTCAACACTGTGGCATTAGTGCAAAGGATACTCCAGCAATGCGCCGGGGACCAGCTGGTCCAAGAACTCTATGTAATGCTTGTGGCCTTATGTGGGCAAATAAG GGAACTCTGAGAGATCTTAACAAAGGAGGGCGACAAATTTCCTTCAATCAAAATGAACCG GTAACTCCTGATTTTAAGCCTTCAACCATAGAACGAGAAAATCCTTTTGCCAACCCTGATGAAGCG GAGAGCCAAGAAGAGAGTAAGCCTGTGCCATTAGATTCTGAAAACTCTCTGAGGCCAAATGAACAG GATTTGCTAGAAACTGATGAGACTGCTCCTGATCCCTTGCCCATGCGCGTGGAAAATTCATCAATGAACCTTGATGATGAG GACTTTGAGAACACTTTGGATGAGCTTGGTGACGTTTCAGGTTCAGAATTTGAAATCCCGGAGCATTTTGATGATCAG TACAAACTTACAGGTTGA
- the LOC7486062 gene encoding GATA transcription factor 24 isoform X1 — protein sequence MVKKMEMVNHQRQKRVRKGRDYHNRRVMQIEGGDFDYGYGFDDGMMEMINGVGVEEEVGQFSANNNINGVVISNGNDGVFESTRTSELTIAFEGEVYVFPAVTPSKVQAVLFLLGEPETSTIVPSSEYLLQQNARNAGDASQGLKHSRRVASLVRFREKRKERCFEKKVRYTCRKEVAQKMHRKRGQFASLNNCYGTDTGNWEPSNGMRNPEFDLLRCQHCGISAKDTPAMRRGPAGPRTLCNACGLMWANKGTLRDLNKGGRQISFNQNEPVTPDFKPSTIERENPFANPDEAESQEESKPVPLDSENSLRPNEQDLLETDETAPDPLPMRVENSSMNLDDEDFENTLDELGDVSGSEFEIPEHFDDQVDIEDSSTGTEWPGT from the exons ATGGTAAAGAAAATGGAGATGGTGAATCATCAAAGGCAAAAGAGAGTAAGGAAGGGTAGGGATTATCATAATCGAAGAGTGATGCAGATCGAGGGTGGTGATTTTGATTATGGATATGGTTTTGATGATGGGATGATGGAGATGATTAATGGAGTAGGAGTAGAAGAAGAAGTGGGGCAATTTAGTGCTAACAACAATATTAATGGTGTTGTTATTAGTAATGGGAATGATGGCGTGTTTGaatcaacaagaacaagtgaGCTTACCATTGCTTTCGAAGGAGAAGTCTATGTTTTCCCCGCTGTTACTCCTTCTAAA GTGCAAGCAGTGTTGTTTCTTTTGGGAGAACCTGAGACATCCACTATTGTGCCAAGCTCGGAATATCTGCTTCAACAGAATGCCAGG AATGCAGGTGATGCCTCACAGGGCTTGAAACATTCACGAAGAGTTGCCTCCCTGGTAAGGTTCCGTGAAAAGCGGAAGGAGAGATGCTTTGAAAAGAAAGTTCGGTATACCTGCCGGAAAGAGGTTGCTCAGAA GATGCATCGTAAGAGAGGACAGTTTGCGTCATTGAACAATTGTTATGGCACAGATACTGGCAACTGGGAACCAAGCAATGGCATGCGTAATCCTGAATTTGA TTTGCTTAGATGTCAACACTGTGGCATTAGTGCAAAGGATACTCCAGCAATGCGCCGGGGACCAGCTGGTCCAAGAACTCTATGTAATGCTTGTGGCCTTATGTGGGCAAATAAG GGAACTCTGAGAGATCTTAACAAAGGAGGGCGACAAATTTCCTTCAATCAAAATGAACCG GTAACTCCTGATTTTAAGCCTTCAACCATAGAACGAGAAAATCCTTTTGCCAACCCTGATGAAGCG GAGAGCCAAGAAGAGAGTAAGCCTGTGCCATTAGATTCTGAAAACTCTCTGAGGCCAAATGAACAG GATTTGCTAGAAACTGATGAGACTGCTCCTGATCCCTTGCCCATGCGCGTGGAAAATTCATCAATGAACCTTGATGATGAG GACTTTGAGAACACTTTGGATGAGCTTGGTGACGTTTCAGGTTCAGAATTTGAAATCCCGGAGCATTTTGATGATCAG GTTGACATTGAGGATTCCAGTACAGGGACCGAGTGGCCTGGAACCTAA